The following proteins are encoded in a genomic region of Salminus brasiliensis chromosome 25, fSalBra1.hap2, whole genome shotgun sequence:
- the heatr3 gene encoding HEAT repeat-containing protein 3 isoform X1 codes for MGKTKNTRFKRPQFTADGLSVSAVKDEVEEEEDVESPAVELLEKLQSPCADMREYACASISRVVQQSQAIPSFLQRDAVRRLGPLLLDSSLAVRETATGALRNLSACGGPDVCEDMVRQDVLTPLIALLKECCGGFQPNSSPGKKEQKHTVEDVANEAVNLLWNLCESSSTAVSVFNRAGLMDALLPCLERHPHNIQLALSAAHCLHTVTEDNSELTGSVNGAVLAALENLLLSTQSSMEHVLLRTLAAGSVWNLKGCLSSTRQAEALTAVVATLAHCLSLDTGVLIPELWQAQVKRLASKSTAEQASALTEEQPAPGGGAVGEEEEEMEEGDGEVKMNGGKRNRKRAKIDRDISDFLPRDRLELREAIALLTAQQTSLEIIVNMCCSDEPSDDEWEEMSSSDEGEMCADGSDGNTSLLSPLCLSAELHTILLNHSVPQQVLKKAEFPSHVSLDICNKDPAWRCLIKKMQRVQCRALTCLNNILSAMDSECLGGAAGLQTVAQHLSSLVFSSEEVLKDEEFLEAVTSAMRSLLQIMASKKIPQCMSPQQLMSMCEAATRCDLVSVRVNALAIMGITGSTLAKEKGSADTLQLIGNALLNVASKDSDLVVCGEALDALFDVFADGDEAESAAQNINLLSALKALQPVFKAKIRKEGRARHSPDQLCVLDNIKINLRRFIGYLETLKKK; via the exons ATGGGAAAGACCAAGAACACCAGGTTCAAACGGCCACAGTTCACGGCTGACGGGCTCTCCGTGTCCGCTGTTAAAGACgaggtggaggaagaggaggatgttGAATCTCCGGCTGTGGAGTTACTGGagaag TTGCAGAGTCCCTGTGCAGACATGCGTGAGTATGCATGTGCGAGTATCTCACGTGTTGTGCAGCAGAGCCAGGCCATTCCCAGCTTCTTGCAGAGAGATGCAGTGAGGAGGCTTGGACCACTACTGCTGGACAGCAGCCTAGCAGTTCGAGAGACTGCTACAGGGGCACTCAG AAACCTGAGTGCTTGTGGAGGCCCAGATGTGTGTGAGGATATGGTGCGACAGGATGTCCTCACTCCTCTAATTGCCCTGCTGAAAGAG TGCTGTGGAGGGTTCCAGCCAAATTCCAGCCCGGGGAAAAAGGAACAGAAGCACACAGTGGAGGATGTGGCAAATGAGGCTGTGAACTTGCTCTGGAACCTCTG tgaAAGCAGCAGTACAGCAGTATCTGTATTTAATAGAGCCGGACTTATGGATGCTCTGCTGCCATGCTTGGAGAGACACCCACACAACATCCAGCTCGCTTTATCAGCAG CTCACTGCCTACACACAGTGACCGAGGACAACTCTGAGCTGACAGGAAGTGTGAACGGGGCAGTATTGGCAGCTCTGGAAAATTTACTGCTCTCCACACAGTCCAGCATGGAACACGTTCTCCTGCGCACACTGGCTGCAG GATCAGTGTGGAACCTGAAGGGCTGCTTGTCCTCCACACGTCAGGCGGAGGCCCTGACTGCAGTGGTGGCCACTCTGGCCCACTGCCTCAGTCTGGACACTGGAGTGCTGATCCCTGAGCTGTGGCAGGCCCAGGTGAAACGACTAGCCAGCAAGAGCACAGCAGAGCAGGCTTCAGCACTTACTGAGGAGCAGCCTGCACCAGGAGGGGGAGCtgtgggggaggaggaggaggaaatgGAGGAGGGAGACGGAGAAGTGAAGATGAACGGAGGGAAAAGGAACAGGAAACGTGCGAAGATTGATAGAGATATCTCGGATTTTCTGCCT agGGACAGACTGGAGTTGAGGGAGGCCATAGCCCTGCTGACAGCGCAGCAAACATCACTAGAGATCATTGTCAACATGTGCTGTTCAGATG aGCCTTCTGATGATGAATGGGAGGAGATGTCGAGCAGCGATGAGGGTGAGATGTGTGCTGACGGCTCTGACGGTAACACCAGCCTGCTCTCACCTCTCTGCCTTTCTGCTGAGCTACACACAATACTGCTCAACCACAGTGTACCCCAGCAG GTCCTGAAGAAGGCAGAGTTTCCCAGCCATGTTTCTCTTGACATCTGCAACAAAGATCCAGCATGGAGATGCCTTATCAAAAA AATGCAGCGGGTTCAGTGCCGGGCGTTAACGTGTCTCAATAACATTCTGTCTGCGATGGATTCTGAGTGTCTGGGTGGTGCTGCGGGGCTGCAGACCGTTGCTCAACATCTCTCCTCTTTGGTCTTCAGTTCAGAAG aAGTCCTGAAGGATGAGGAGTTCTTGGAGGCAGTGACCAGTGCCATGCGCTCTCTGCTCCAAATCATGGCCTCCAAAAAAATCCCTCAG TGTATGAGCCCCCAGCAGCTGATGAGTATGTGTGAGGCAGCAACAAGGTGTGATCTAGTCAGTGTGAGAGTAAACGCTCTGGCCATTATGGGCATTACAGGAAGCACGCTGGCCAAAGAGAAAGGCTCTGCTGACACACTGCAG CTGATAGGGAATGCGTTATTGAATGTAGCCTCAAAGGACTCTGACCTGGTGGTGTGTGGAGAGGCCCTGGACGCTCTGTTTGATGTGTTTGCTGACGGAGATGAGGCAGAGAGCGCAGCACAGAACATCAATCTGCTCTCAGCTCTCAAAGCCTTGCAGCCCGTCTTCAAAGCCAAG ATCCGTAAGGAAGGACGAGCGAGGCACAGCCCAGATCAGCTCTGCGTTCTGGACAACATCAAAATTAACCTGCGGAGATTCATCGGCTACCTGGAGACGCTGAAGAAGAAATAG
- the heatr3 gene encoding HEAT repeat-containing protein 3 isoform X2 codes for MGKTKNTRFKRPQFTADGLSVSAVKDEVEEEEDVESPAVELLEKLQSPCADMREYACASISRVVQQSQAIPSFLQRDAVRRLGPLLLDSSLAVRETATGALRNLSACGGPDVCEDMVRQDVLTPLIALLKECCGGFQPNSSPGKKEQKHTVEDVANEAVNLLWNLCESSSTAVSVFNRAGLMDALLPCLERHPHNIQLALSAAHCLHTVTEDNSELTGSVNGAVLAALENLLLSTQSSMEHVLLRTLAAGSVWNLKGCLSSTRQAEALTAVVATLAHCLSLDTGVLIPELWQAQVKRLASKSTAEQASALTEEQPAPGGGAVGEEEEEMEEGDGEVKMNGGKRNRKRAKIDRDISDFLPRDRLELREAIALLTAQQTSLEIIVNMCCSDEPSDDEWEEMSSSDEGEMCADGSDGNTSLLSPLCLSAELHTILLNHSVPQQVLKKAEFPSHVSLDICNKDPAWRCLIKKMQRVQCRALTCLNNILSAMDSECLGGAAGLQTVAQHLSSLVFSSEVLKDEEFLEAVTSAMRSLLQIMASKKIPQCMSPQQLMSMCEAATRCDLVSVRVNALAIMGITGSTLAKEKGSADTLQLIGNALLNVASKDSDLVVCGEALDALFDVFADGDEAESAAQNINLLSALKALQPVFKAKIRKEGRARHSPDQLCVLDNIKINLRRFIGYLETLKKK; via the exons ATGGGAAAGACCAAGAACACCAGGTTCAAACGGCCACAGTTCACGGCTGACGGGCTCTCCGTGTCCGCTGTTAAAGACgaggtggaggaagaggaggatgttGAATCTCCGGCTGTGGAGTTACTGGagaag TTGCAGAGTCCCTGTGCAGACATGCGTGAGTATGCATGTGCGAGTATCTCACGTGTTGTGCAGCAGAGCCAGGCCATTCCCAGCTTCTTGCAGAGAGATGCAGTGAGGAGGCTTGGACCACTACTGCTGGACAGCAGCCTAGCAGTTCGAGAGACTGCTACAGGGGCACTCAG AAACCTGAGTGCTTGTGGAGGCCCAGATGTGTGTGAGGATATGGTGCGACAGGATGTCCTCACTCCTCTAATTGCCCTGCTGAAAGAG TGCTGTGGAGGGTTCCAGCCAAATTCCAGCCCGGGGAAAAAGGAACAGAAGCACACAGTGGAGGATGTGGCAAATGAGGCTGTGAACTTGCTCTGGAACCTCTG tgaAAGCAGCAGTACAGCAGTATCTGTATTTAATAGAGCCGGACTTATGGATGCTCTGCTGCCATGCTTGGAGAGACACCCACACAACATCCAGCTCGCTTTATCAGCAG CTCACTGCCTACACACAGTGACCGAGGACAACTCTGAGCTGACAGGAAGTGTGAACGGGGCAGTATTGGCAGCTCTGGAAAATTTACTGCTCTCCACACAGTCCAGCATGGAACACGTTCTCCTGCGCACACTGGCTGCAG GATCAGTGTGGAACCTGAAGGGCTGCTTGTCCTCCACACGTCAGGCGGAGGCCCTGACTGCAGTGGTGGCCACTCTGGCCCACTGCCTCAGTCTGGACACTGGAGTGCTGATCCCTGAGCTGTGGCAGGCCCAGGTGAAACGACTAGCCAGCAAGAGCACAGCAGAGCAGGCTTCAGCACTTACTGAGGAGCAGCCTGCACCAGGAGGGGGAGCtgtgggggaggaggaggaggaaatgGAGGAGGGAGACGGAGAAGTGAAGATGAACGGAGGGAAAAGGAACAGGAAACGTGCGAAGATTGATAGAGATATCTCGGATTTTCTGCCT agGGACAGACTGGAGTTGAGGGAGGCCATAGCCCTGCTGACAGCGCAGCAAACATCACTAGAGATCATTGTCAACATGTGCTGTTCAGATG aGCCTTCTGATGATGAATGGGAGGAGATGTCGAGCAGCGATGAGGGTGAGATGTGTGCTGACGGCTCTGACGGTAACACCAGCCTGCTCTCACCTCTCTGCCTTTCTGCTGAGCTACACACAATACTGCTCAACCACAGTGTACCCCAGCAG GTCCTGAAGAAGGCAGAGTTTCCCAGCCATGTTTCTCTTGACATCTGCAACAAAGATCCAGCATGGAGATGCCTTATCAAAAA AATGCAGCGGGTTCAGTGCCGGGCGTTAACGTGTCTCAATAACATTCTGTCTGCGATGGATTCTGAGTGTCTGGGTGGTGCTGCGGGGCTGCAGACCGTTGCTCAACATCTCTCCTCTTTGGTCTTCAGTTCAGAAG TCCTGAAGGATGAGGAGTTCTTGGAGGCAGTGACCAGTGCCATGCGCTCTCTGCTCCAAATCATGGCCTCCAAAAAAATCCCTCAG TGTATGAGCCCCCAGCAGCTGATGAGTATGTGTGAGGCAGCAACAAGGTGTGATCTAGTCAGTGTGAGAGTAAACGCTCTGGCCATTATGGGCATTACAGGAAGCACGCTGGCCAAAGAGAAAGGCTCTGCTGACACACTGCAG CTGATAGGGAATGCGTTATTGAATGTAGCCTCAAAGGACTCTGACCTGGTGGTGTGTGGAGAGGCCCTGGACGCTCTGTTTGATGTGTTTGCTGACGGAGATGAGGCAGAGAGCGCAGCACAGAACATCAATCTGCTCTCAGCTCTCAAAGCCTTGCAGCCCGTCTTCAAAGCCAAG ATCCGTAAGGAAGGACGAGCGAGGCACAGCCCAGATCAGCTCTGCGTTCTGGACAACATCAAAATTAACCTGCGGAGATTCATCGGCTACCTGGAGACGCTGAAGAAGAAATAG
- the heatr3 gene encoding HEAT repeat-containing protein 3 isoform X3, producing MWRDYRLYTRKLQSPCADMREYACASISRVVQQSQAIPSFLQRDAVRRLGPLLLDSSLAVRETATGALRNLSACGGPDVCEDMVRQDVLTPLIALLKECCGGFQPNSSPGKKEQKHTVEDVANEAVNLLWNLCESSSTAVSVFNRAGLMDALLPCLERHPHNIQLALSAAHCLHTVTEDNSELTGSVNGAVLAALENLLLSTQSSMEHVLLRTLAAGSVWNLKGCLSSTRQAEALTAVVATLAHCLSLDTGVLIPELWQAQVKRLASKSTAEQASALTEEQPAPGGGAVGEEEEEMEEGDGEVKMNGGKRNRKRAKIDRDISDFLPRDRLELREAIALLTAQQTSLEIIVNMCCSDEPSDDEWEEMSSSDEGEMCADGSDGNTSLLSPLCLSAELHTILLNHSVPQQVLKKAEFPSHVSLDICNKDPAWRCLIKKMQRVQCRALTCLNNILSAMDSECLGGAAGLQTVAQHLSSLVFSSEEVLKDEEFLEAVTSAMRSLLQIMASKKIPQCMSPQQLMSMCEAATRCDLVSVRVNALAIMGITGSTLAKEKGSADTLQLIGNALLNVASKDSDLVVCGEALDALFDVFADGDEAESAAQNINLLSALKALQPVFKAKIRKEGRARHSPDQLCVLDNIKINLRRFIGYLETLKKK from the exons ATGTGGAGGGATTACAGGCTGTATACCCGTAAA TTGCAGAGTCCCTGTGCAGACATGCGTGAGTATGCATGTGCGAGTATCTCACGTGTTGTGCAGCAGAGCCAGGCCATTCCCAGCTTCTTGCAGAGAGATGCAGTGAGGAGGCTTGGACCACTACTGCTGGACAGCAGCCTAGCAGTTCGAGAGACTGCTACAGGGGCACTCAG AAACCTGAGTGCTTGTGGAGGCCCAGATGTGTGTGAGGATATGGTGCGACAGGATGTCCTCACTCCTCTAATTGCCCTGCTGAAAGAG TGCTGTGGAGGGTTCCAGCCAAATTCCAGCCCGGGGAAAAAGGAACAGAAGCACACAGTGGAGGATGTGGCAAATGAGGCTGTGAACTTGCTCTGGAACCTCTG tgaAAGCAGCAGTACAGCAGTATCTGTATTTAATAGAGCCGGACTTATGGATGCTCTGCTGCCATGCTTGGAGAGACACCCACACAACATCCAGCTCGCTTTATCAGCAG CTCACTGCCTACACACAGTGACCGAGGACAACTCTGAGCTGACAGGAAGTGTGAACGGGGCAGTATTGGCAGCTCTGGAAAATTTACTGCTCTCCACACAGTCCAGCATGGAACACGTTCTCCTGCGCACACTGGCTGCAG GATCAGTGTGGAACCTGAAGGGCTGCTTGTCCTCCACACGTCAGGCGGAGGCCCTGACTGCAGTGGTGGCCACTCTGGCCCACTGCCTCAGTCTGGACACTGGAGTGCTGATCCCTGAGCTGTGGCAGGCCCAGGTGAAACGACTAGCCAGCAAGAGCACAGCAGAGCAGGCTTCAGCACTTACTGAGGAGCAGCCTGCACCAGGAGGGGGAGCtgtgggggaggaggaggaggaaatgGAGGAGGGAGACGGAGAAGTGAAGATGAACGGAGGGAAAAGGAACAGGAAACGTGCGAAGATTGATAGAGATATCTCGGATTTTCTGCCT agGGACAGACTGGAGTTGAGGGAGGCCATAGCCCTGCTGACAGCGCAGCAAACATCACTAGAGATCATTGTCAACATGTGCTGTTCAGATG aGCCTTCTGATGATGAATGGGAGGAGATGTCGAGCAGCGATGAGGGTGAGATGTGTGCTGACGGCTCTGACGGTAACACCAGCCTGCTCTCACCTCTCTGCCTTTCTGCTGAGCTACACACAATACTGCTCAACCACAGTGTACCCCAGCAG GTCCTGAAGAAGGCAGAGTTTCCCAGCCATGTTTCTCTTGACATCTGCAACAAAGATCCAGCATGGAGATGCCTTATCAAAAA AATGCAGCGGGTTCAGTGCCGGGCGTTAACGTGTCTCAATAACATTCTGTCTGCGATGGATTCTGAGTGTCTGGGTGGTGCTGCGGGGCTGCAGACCGTTGCTCAACATCTCTCCTCTTTGGTCTTCAGTTCAGAAG aAGTCCTGAAGGATGAGGAGTTCTTGGAGGCAGTGACCAGTGCCATGCGCTCTCTGCTCCAAATCATGGCCTCCAAAAAAATCCCTCAG TGTATGAGCCCCCAGCAGCTGATGAGTATGTGTGAGGCAGCAACAAGGTGTGATCTAGTCAGTGTGAGAGTAAACGCTCTGGCCATTATGGGCATTACAGGAAGCACGCTGGCCAAAGAGAAAGGCTCTGCTGACACACTGCAG CTGATAGGGAATGCGTTATTGAATGTAGCCTCAAAGGACTCTGACCTGGTGGTGTGTGGAGAGGCCCTGGACGCTCTGTTTGATGTGTTTGCTGACGGAGATGAGGCAGAGAGCGCAGCACAGAACATCAATCTGCTCTCAGCTCTCAAAGCCTTGCAGCCCGTCTTCAAAGCCAAG ATCCGTAAGGAAGGACGAGCGAGGCACAGCCCAGATCAGCTCTGCGTTCTGGACAACATCAAAATTAACCTGCGGAGATTCATCGGCTACCTGGAGACGCTGAAGAAGAAATAG